In the Leptolyngbya sp. FACHB-261 genome, one interval contains:
- a CDS encoding mechanosensitive ion channel family protein → MSELLLGCGFALLILGIALGLNVLLNQVWRTLERYTEAQVALPTRRYLELAEDIIIWLLRVNLWSVALATAAAQVPPLRPARARVLQVLAELVNQAWGVLTYDFSVGKDTSVSILSLLALVLLALVVFVSSRFLSDLVRDRFLNRLGLERGTQEAAATVLRYLLTVLGLTVLLPSLGINLSSLALLAGTVGIGIGLGLQSISANFISGLTLLFERPIQAGDLIEVDGRLGTVERISVRATTIRTPDNVSVIVPNSRFTESQVVNWSHRNPTCRIHIPVGVAYGSDTRQVEAVLLKVAQGHDQVLKHPVPQAWLRSFGDSALNFELLVWIYNPQDQFRMISDLNYAIDQAFAEAGIQIPFPQRDLNIRSLKLSEEGNLSANSLETAGGLESEPLS, encoded by the coding sequence ATGAGTGAGCTGCTCCTGGGGTGCGGCTTTGCGTTGCTAATACTGGGCATTGCACTGGGTTTAAATGTGCTGCTCAATCAGGTGTGGCGAACACTAGAGCGCTACACCGAAGCACAGGTTGCATTACCAACCCGACGCTACCTGGAACTGGCAGAGGATATTATCATCTGGCTGTTGCGAGTGAACTTGTGGTCGGTTGCTCTAGCAACGGCAGCGGCTCAAGTGCCGCCGCTACGTCCAGCTCGCGCTCGGGTCTTGCAAGTTTTGGCGGAACTGGTCAATCAAGCCTGGGGAGTTCTTACCTATGACTTCTCGGTTGGCAAGGATACTAGCGTCTCAATCCTGTCACTACTGGCTCTAGTTCTCCTCGCTTTAGTCGTTTTTGTTAGCTCCCGCTTTTTGAGCGACCTAGTCCGCGATCGCTTCCTTAATCGCCTTGGTTTGGAACGGGGAACGCAAGAGGCGGCGGCTACAGTCCTCAGATATCTGCTCACGGTGTTGGGTCTGACCGTGCTCTTACCCAGCCTAGGCATTAACCTGAGTTCTCTAGCCTTGCTAGCGGGAACCGTTGGTATCGGGATTGGCCTGGGGTTGCAGAGCATCAGTGCCAACTTCATTAGTGGCCTGACCTTGTTATTTGAGCGGCCCATTCAAGCTGGGGATCTGATTGAGGTCGATGGTCGTCTGGGGACGGTAGAGCGGATCAGCGTGCGCGCGACAACCATTCGCACCCCCGATAATGTTTCAGTGATCGTTCCCAACTCCCGCTTCACTGAGTCGCAGGTAGTCAACTGGAGCCATCGCAACCCTACTTGTCGTATCCATATCCCGGTTGGTGTTGCCTACGGTTCTGATACTCGACAGGTAGAAGCGGTACTTCTGAAAGTCGCTCAGGGCCACGATCAAGTTCTCAAGCATCCTGTACCTCAAGCCTGGTTACGCTCCTTTGGTGATAGTGCTCTTAATTTCGAGTTGCTGGTTTGGATTTACAACCCTCAGGATCAGTTCCGCATGATCAGCGATCTCAATTACGCCATTGACCAAGCCTTCGCCGAGGCTGGGATTCAAATTCCCTTCCCGCAGCGCGACCTCAATATCCGGAGCTTGAAGCTAAGTGAAGAAGGGAACCTAAGTGCAAATAGCTTGGAGACGGCAGGTGGATTGGAAAGTGAGCCGCTCAGTTAG
- a CDS encoding cell wall metabolism sensor histidine kinase WalK, which yields MLLSSSQEFLALCQAQISLLTRSLGATASAVYLADPEASNGLELAPNLIQVVAYPDDESLDLLAALSPQHRLMAPSDPMTSADWMPQELEPLAELNLDPDPADAAEPMSLSWQGRLVIPLVHQGAVLGFLVTRREGKPWDEPERAQIEQVASTLALACVLDRRALWLNLEQEQQREAEATLLHQLRNPLTALRTFAKLVLRRLKPDDNNRDSINSILRESEHIQDLLTQFEASTASSAPSSQPYSLEASPSPLALPPANTLPLEQLDIASVLVPLLDSAAAVAQERGIALSSQLVGNLPHIRANAHALREVLGNLLDNALKYTPAGGRVQIYATGSLTSGVVITVADDGPGIPTTDQKHIFERHYRGAQQDSEIPGTGLGLAIAQDLSTQIGGTLQVKSVPGKGSAFSLWLPTVAAG from the coding sequence ATGCTTCTGTCTTCTAGCCAAGAATTTCTGGCCCTTTGTCAGGCCCAGATCTCACTCCTGACTCGTAGTCTGGGGGCAACTGCGAGTGCAGTTTATTTGGCTGATCCAGAAGCATCTAATGGTCTGGAGCTGGCGCCTAACCTAATTCAAGTAGTTGCCTATCCTGATGACGAAAGCTTAGATCTGCTGGCAGCACTCAGTCCTCAACACCGGTTGATGGCACCTTCAGACCCCATGACCTCGGCTGATTGGATGCCTCAAGAACTTGAGCCCCTGGCTGAATTAAACCTTGACCCGGATCCCGCAGACGCTGCTGAGCCAATGAGTCTAAGTTGGCAGGGCAGGTTGGTAATACCGCTCGTACATCAAGGTGCAGTGCTGGGCTTTCTAGTGACCCGCCGAGAGGGAAAGCCCTGGGATGAGCCGGAACGAGCTCAAATCGAGCAGGTTGCCAGTACTCTAGCCTTAGCCTGTGTGCTTGACCGACGGGCTCTCTGGCTCAATTTGGAGCAGGAGCAGCAACGGGAGGCCGAAGCAACCCTGCTCCATCAGTTGCGTAATCCTCTGACTGCTCTGCGCACCTTTGCTAAGCTGGTACTGCGGCGACTGAAACCTGACGATAACAACCGCGACTCAATTAACAGCATTCTGCGCGAGAGTGAGCACATTCAGGATTTGCTCACGCAGTTCGAAGCCTCGACTGCATCTTCTGCTCCATCATCGCAGCCTTATTCTCTAGAAGCTTCCCCTAGCCCCCTGGCACTGCCACCAGCCAACACTCTACCTCTCGAACAGTTAGATATAGCCTCAGTGCTCGTGCCTTTACTGGATTCGGCAGCAGCCGTTGCTCAGGAACGTGGGATCGCTCTAAGCTCTCAACTGGTAGGGAATCTGCCTCATATTCGGGCGAATGCTCATGCCCTGCGGGAGGTCTTGGGCAACCTGCTAGACAATGCTTTGAAGTACACCCCTGCTGGCGGGCGAGTCCAGATCTATGCCACTGGTAGCCTTACCAGTGGGGTGGTAATCACGGTGGCAGATGATGGTCCTGGTATCCCTACGACTGATCAGAAGCATATTTTTGAGCGCCACTATCGAGGAGCCCAGCAGGACAGCGAGATCCCTGGTACTGGTCTGGGATTAGCCATCGCGCAGGATTTGAGCACTCAGATAGGCGGCACCTTACAAGTCAAAAGTGTGCCTGGTAAGGGAAGTGCTTTTAGCCTGTGGTTGCCAACTGTAGCTGCTGGCTAA
- a CDS encoding L,D-transpeptidase, which produces MRSLSWSVHSLFVGPILLAGLAAQAQSVPTPAATTTTTPSVLAPGLLAPDFIIDPPVPQPAAPQVETLPVEQPLRLEVEVSKRRVSLYRGSSLVKRYPIAVGRPGWETPTGTFQVAQIVHNPDWMNPMTGAVIRGGDPANPLGRHWIGFWTDGTNWIGFHGTNRPESVGLPVSHGCLRMHNRDVAELFAQVQIGVPVTVRP; this is translated from the coding sequence ATGCGTTCTCTTTCTTGGTCTGTTCACAGTTTGTTTGTAGGTCCGATTCTGCTAGCTGGTTTAGCTGCCCAAGCTCAATCAGTTCCGACACCAGCCGCAACTACGACCACCACACCCAGTGTGCTCGCGCCAGGTCTGCTTGCGCCCGACTTCATAATCGACCCCCCTGTCCCTCAACCAGCTGCCCCTCAAGTAGAAACACTGCCTGTTGAGCAACCCTTGCGTTTGGAAGTTGAGGTTAGCAAACGCCGAGTCAGCCTTTACCGAGGTAGCTCCCTGGTCAAGCGTTATCCAATTGCCGTAGGACGCCCGGGGTGGGAGACGCCTACTGGCACTTTTCAAGTAGCCCAAATCGTCCACAACCCCGATTGGATGAACCCTATGACTGGGGCAGTCATTCGAGGCGGTGACCCAGCTAATCCTTTAGGACGCCATTGGATTGGCTTCTGGACCGATGGCACCAACTGGATTGGCTTCCACGGTACCAACCGGCCTGAGTCCGTGGGCCTGCCTGTCTCGCATGGCTGCTTGCGGATGCATAACCGAGACGTTGCTGAGTTGTTCGCTCAAGTTCAAATTGGCGTCCCAGTTACTGTCCGTCCTTAA
- the ilvC gene encoding ketol-acid reductoisomerase — MARMYYDADANLDLLEGKTIAILGYGSQGHAHALNLKDSGLNVIVGLYEGSPSWSKAEAAGLKVHTTAEAAKAADFIMILLPDEVQKSIYKSEIEPNLKAGDTLAFAHGFNIHFAQILPPKEVDVVMVAPKGPGHLVRRTFEQGQGVPALFAVYQDATGQARDRAMAYAKGVGGTRAGILETSFREETETDLFGEQAVLCGGLSALIKAGFETLVEAGYQPELAYFECLHEVKLIVDLVVEGGLANMRHSISNTAEYGDYTRGPRIVTDATKAEMRKILSEIQTGQFAREFVLENISGKAGFTAMRRREAEHPIEEVGSDLRAMFSWLKKV; from the coding sequence ATGGCCCGCATGTACTACGATGCTGACGCAAATCTGGATTTACTAGAGGGCAAAACGATTGCCATTCTGGGTTACGGCTCCCAAGGGCATGCTCATGCCTTGAATTTGAAAGACAGTGGCCTGAATGTGATCGTAGGTCTCTACGAGGGTAGCCCCTCTTGGTCAAAAGCAGAGGCAGCAGGTTTGAAAGTCCATACCACTGCTGAAGCCGCTAAAGCAGCTGACTTCATCATGATCCTGCTACCAGATGAGGTGCAAAAGAGTATCTACAAAAGCGAGATCGAGCCAAATCTCAAAGCTGGGGATACGTTGGCTTTCGCCCACGGATTCAACATTCACTTTGCACAAATCTTGCCACCCAAGGAAGTCGATGTGGTGATGGTCGCTCCTAAAGGTCCAGGCCACTTGGTTCGACGGACCTTTGAGCAAGGGCAGGGCGTACCCGCACTGTTTGCTGTGTATCAGGACGCCACTGGACAAGCGCGTGATCGAGCGATGGCCTATGCCAAGGGCGTTGGCGGCACCCGTGCTGGCATCCTAGAAACCAGCTTTCGAGAAGAAACCGAAACTGACCTATTCGGTGAGCAAGCGGTGCTTTGTGGGGGTCTGAGCGCTCTAATCAAGGCCGGCTTTGAAACACTGGTGGAAGCAGGCTACCAACCGGAACTCGCGTACTTCGAGTGCCTGCATGAGGTGAAGTTGATTGTAGACCTAGTTGTAGAGGGTGGCTTGGCCAATATGCGCCACAGCATCTCTAACACAGCTGAGTACGGCGACTATACCCGAGGTCCACGCATCGTCACTGATGCCACCAAAGCTGAGATGCGCAAGATCTTGAGTGAAATTCAGACAGGGCAGTTCGCCCGTGAGTTCGTGTTGGAGAATATCTCAGGCAAAGCTGGATTCACAGCCATGCGCCGTCGCGAAGCTGAGCACCCCATTGAGGAAGTGGGCAGCGATCTGCGAGCTATGTTTAGCTGGCTGAAGAAGGTCTAA
- the psb28 gene encoding photosystem II reaction center protein Psb28, producing the protein MVDSTASAVIQFFSGLNEELSGVSLRRSNRTGERTVLMTFEKLQALERLNSFTHASTNTMRLLDVEGEIEVEPSSVQFRFGGEEGDQLQRMDCRFEISDEHWDRFMRFMNRYAEANGLSYRGSTPEGTSQ; encoded by the coding sequence ATGGTGGATAGCACGGCATCTGCAGTCATCCAGTTCTTCAGCGGCTTAAACGAAGAACTCAGTGGCGTTAGCCTACGACGTTCAAATCGTACTGGCGAGCGCACCGTGCTCATGACCTTTGAGAAACTGCAGGCGTTGGAGAGGCTGAACAGCTTCACTCACGCCTCCACTAACACCATGCGCCTGCTTGACGTCGAGGGCGAGATTGAGGTTGAACCCTCTTCTGTACAGTTTCGCTTTGGCGGCGAAGAAGGCGACCAATTGCAGCGCATGGATTGCCGCTTTGAGATCAGCGATGAGCATTGGGACCGTTTTATGCGCTTTATGAATCGATATGCCGAGGCAAACGGCTTAAGCTACAGGGGTTCAACCCCGGAAGGAACCAGCCAATGA
- a CDS encoding response regulator transcription factor yields the protein MLTILIASDRSPWNQKTRIWLHEHNWQTIMQTNAKLAWQLLLSGKAQVLIADVECLEPFDGYSLAERCRQVDFLQDLPILLVGPDLSIPRVVELLTRADDYLRLPIDPAELEARIRVAIRRSSRLRPVGPNLRLDAISSTVQIRDQTPVLLSALEFRLLSVLLEAQGMPLTSSQLAERIWEHPRPAQLDQLRVHIYHLRRKLENEPSQPLLIRHLRDQGYILNLQADLLQSRSA from the coding sequence ATGTTGACGATTCTAATTGCCAGTGACCGCTCGCCCTGGAATCAGAAGACCCGTATCTGGTTACACGAGCACAACTGGCAGACGATCATGCAGACCAATGCCAAGCTTGCTTGGCAACTCCTGCTTTCGGGTAAGGCTCAAGTCTTAATTGCCGATGTGGAGTGTTTGGAGCCATTTGATGGCTATAGTTTGGCAGAGCGCTGTCGCCAGGTAGATTTTCTTCAAGATCTGCCAATTTTGCTGGTTGGGCCAGACCTGTCAATACCGCGGGTTGTCGAACTACTGACCCGCGCCGATGACTATTTGCGTTTGCCTATCGATCCAGCCGAGTTAGAGGCTCGAATCCGGGTTGCTATCCGGCGGTCTAGCCGCCTGCGCCCTGTAGGACCAAACTTGCGGCTAGATGCGATCTCCTCGACTGTGCAGATCCGCGACCAGACACCAGTGTTGCTCTCTGCTCTGGAATTCCGGCTCCTCTCTGTTCTTCTAGAAGCCCAAGGCATGCCTCTGACATCTAGCCAGCTGGCTGAACGCATCTGGGAGCATCCCCGTCCGGCCCAATTAGACCAGCTGCGTGTTCACATTTATCATCTGCGCCGCAAGCTAGAGAATGAGCCCAGTCAGCCACTGCTCATTCGCCATCTACGGGACCAGGGCTATATTTTGAATCTACAAGCTGACTTACTGCAGTCCCGTTCAGCCTGA